In Dryobates pubescens isolate bDryPub1 chromosome 26, bDryPub1.pri, whole genome shotgun sequence, a single window of DNA contains:
- the FNDC11 gene encoding fibronectin type III domain-containing protein 11, translating to MPAAQEPGGSSRSAEHGQGEQDDAGCEQHLERRSLVLQFLHSTLNLHHLQSHQRKVELLQKCYFYLEVEPKYMAVRERQEDTHFVDIFELIDPWQFQRMKEVGKNQIRIQLALLSRLLEQLERGRRELRAYAESRDASPFLARWDLLLQRMSALARAVEQLVALQTPQRVHVRHCLVSPLEAQRRGAALPDIRLSLAAKPPLLFDREASVADLRWVRLKWSSQDPEAYPQQYEVYVKLLTEGLERGFSRMQLVSSDSCVVQGLEPGRLYEFTVLRPATQSLVFQSWHDTITLRTGT from the coding sequence ATGCCTGCGGCACAGGAGCCGGGAGGCAGCTCGAGGAGCGCCGAGCACGGCCAGGGGGAGCAAGACGATGCCGGCTGTGAGCAGcacttggagaggagaagccttgTCCTGCAGTTCCTGCACTCCACCCTcaacctccaccacctccagagcCACCAGAGGAAGGTCGAGCTCCTGCAGAAGTGCTACTTCTACTTGGAGGTGGAGCCCAAGTACATGGCGGTGAGGGAGCGGCAGGAGGACACGCACTTCGTCGACATCTTCGAGCTGATCGACCCCTGGCAGTTCCAGAGGATGAAGGAGGTGGGGAAGAACCAGATCAGGATCCAGCTGGCgctgctgagcaggctgctggagcagctggagcgcggccggagggagctgagggcttaCGCCGAGAGCCGCGAcgccagccccttcctggcgcgctgggacctgctgctgcagaggatgtCCGCCCTGGCCCGGGCCGTGGAGCAGCTGGTGGCCCTGCAGACCCCCCAGAGGGTCCACGTCAGGCACTGCCTGGTGTCCCCCCTGGAGGCGCAGCGCCGCGGCGCCGCCCTGCCCGACATCAGGCTCTCCCTCGCCGCCAAGCCGCCGCTGCTCTTCGACAGGGAGGCCTCGGTGGCAGACCTCAGGTGGGTCAGGCTGAAGTGGTCCAGCCAGGACCCCGAGGCCTACCCCCAGCAGTACGAAGTCTACGTGAAGCTGCTGACCGAGGGCCTGGAGAGAGGCTTCAGCAGGATGCAGCTGGTCAGCAGCGACAGCTGCgtggtgcaggggctggagcccgGCCGGCTCTACGAGTTCACCGTCCTGCGGCCGGCCACCCAGAGCCTCGTCTTCCAGAGCTGGCACGACACCATCACGCTCAGGACGGGCACCTAG